In one window of Temnothorax longispinosus isolate EJ_2023e chromosome 9, Tlon_JGU_v1, whole genome shotgun sequence DNA:
- the LOC139819375 gene encoding cGMP-dependent 3',5'-cyclic phosphodiesterase isoform X2 has protein sequence MGTNPTRILALIEQLCDLPYTEVQRRLNKYVQDVTNSRLVFLISVQVETEEMVVHVIGDEILDRELRFLIPNSVLYEAVINKTSLALNVAQLDGELLRHISRITDATSQSFLTIPIQHPFKHYTALLVCLVDYVDGDEARHACTELVQECFRFCLGYLLSSLRCYEEIRVKQQCQKLLAVSRKLFTYLGDFSDLLREIMAEVRNLTNAERCSLFLLDPDQQDLVAKVFDGISTGEAISEMRIPIGQGIAGHVATTGKLLNIRDAYNHPLFYRGIDEATGFRTRNILCFPIRDEKGIVGVAQLCNKINGLYFDAFDEQIATAFSIYCGISIMHSIVYKKMQDAQARNKLSNEIMMYHMKVEESAVQALLNCGDDHNIKDFNKFHFSPRNVPYKHIPCYTIKMFTDLNFLNQIKMPTLTRFILYVKKGYRDAPYHNWTHAFSVAHFAYLLIKNLQLIEENYMTPLQALVFLVSCLCHDIDHRGTNNSFQTECGTVLASLYSSEGSVMERHHLAQTMCILNTEGCNIFESLDSNEYSEALDLLRSNILATDLASHFRSIRNQEEMIRGGYNKNDSKQQKLLFEMLMTCCDLSDQTKDWKISKKTAEQIFDEFFSQGDLEKSMGNAPVEMMDRERASIPDLQIQFITNLVIPVFTNLSLLFPSALPLVRTLQHNCSLWEVAKTVFQKYSTNGTKGIDILLDPNFEVEVLKIFAQRGQCSAENPSEATGSGQ, from the exons ATGGGCACGAACCCGACGAGGATCCTCGCGCTGATCGAGCAGCTGTGCGACCTGCCGTACACGGAGGTGCAGCGGCGGCTCAACAAATAT GTGCAGGACGTGACGAACTCGAGGCTAGTCTTTCTCATATCGGTACAGGTAGAAACTGAGGAAATGGTTGTCCATGTGATAGGCGACGAAATTCTGGATAGAGAATTGAGATTTCTC ATACCAAACAGTGTTTTGTACGAGGCTGTGATAAACAAAACGTCATTAGCTCTGAACGTTGCGCAACTCGATGGAGAATTATTGAGACACATTAGTAGGATAACCGACGCGACGTCGCAATCCTTCTTAACAATCCCGATACAGCATCCTTTCAAGCATTATACGGCTTTGCTCGTGTGCCTGGTAGATTACGTGGATGGGGATGAAGCTCGACACGCTTGTACAGAGCTAGTTCAAGAATGCTTTAG GTTTTGTCTTGGATACTTGCTCAGTTCGTTGCGTTGTTACGAGGAAATTCGCGTGAAACAACAGTGTCAAAAATTACTAGCCGTTTCTAGGAAGCTCTTCACGTATTTGG GAGACTTTTCTGATCTCCTGCGCGAGATTATGGCGGAGGTCAGAAATTTGACGAACGCAGAGAGATGCTCTTTATTCCTTTTGGATCCTGATCAACAAGATTTGGTCGCCAAAGTGTTCGATGGCATTTCCACGGGAGAA GCTATAAGCGAGATGAGAATACCTATTGGACAGGGTATAGCCGGTCATGTTGCGACCACCGGTAAATTACTCAATATTCGAGACGCTTACAATCATCCCCTTTTTTATCGCGGGATAGACGAGGCGACGGGATTTAGGActagaaatattttgtgctttCCAATACGGGACGAGAAAGGGATTGTTG GAGTGGCTCAAttgtgcaataaaataaacggtTTGTATTTCGATGCCTTTGACGAACAAATCGCGACAGCGTTCAGTATCTATTGCGGTATATCGATAATGCATAGTATCGTTTATAAAAAGATGCAGGATGCTCAAGCTCGAAATAAGCTCAGTAACGAGATAATGATGTATCACATGAAG GTGGAGGAATCTGCTGTGCAAGCGTTGTTGAATTGCGGGGACGACCacaatattaaagatttcaaCAAATTTCACTTCAGTCCGAGGAACGTACCTTACAAACATATACCTTGCTAcactattaaaatgtttacagACTTGAATTTCTTAAACCAAATTAAAATGCCGACCCTTACAAG atttatacTGTATGTCAAGAAAGGCTACAGAGACGCACCTTATCACAATTGGACACATGCATTCTCCGTGGCGCACTTTGCATATCTGTTGATAAAGAATCTGCAACTTATTGAGGAAAATTACATGACCCCCTTACAGGCCCTGGTGTTTCTTGTGTCGTGTTTATGTCACGATATAGACCATAGAGGAACTAATAATTCATTTCAAACCGAGTGCGGCACCGTATTAGCGAGTCTTTACAGTTCAGAGGGATCTGTTATGGAG AGACATCATCTTGCACAAACAATGTGCATTTTAAACACCGAAGGCTGCAATATATTTGAGAGTTTGGACAGCAACGAGTACAGCGAAGCTTTGGATTTGCTGAGGAGCAATATACTCGCGACTGATCTAGCCTCTCACTTTCGTAGCATAAGGAATCAAGAAGAAATGATTCGCGGTggatataacaaaaatgatTCGAAACAGCAGAAGCTGTTATTCGAGATGCTTATGACTTGCTGCGATCTTAGCGATCAGACCAAAGATTGGAAAATCTCGAAGAAAACGGCG GAGCAAATATTTGACGAATTCTTCTCGCAAGGAGATCTCGAGAAAAGCATGGGCAACGCGCCGGTCGAAATGATGGACAGGGAACGTGCGTCGATTCCTGATCTCCAAATACAATTCATTACTAATTTAGTTATTCCCGTCTTTAC tAACTTGTCGTTATTGTTCCCATCGGCGCTGCCCCTGGTCCGTACGCTGCAACACAATTGCTCATTATGGGAAGTAGCTAAGACCGTATTTCAAAAGTATTCGACGAATGGAACAAAGGGAATAGATATTTTGCTTGATCCGAACTTTGAAGTCGAGGTGCTTAAGATATTTGCTCAAAGAGGTCAATGTTCTGCGGAAAATCCTAGTGAGGCTACAGGAAGCGGACAGTAA
- the LOC139819375 gene encoding cGMP-dependent 3',5'-cyclic phosphodiesterase isoform X1 produces the protein MGTNPTRILALIEQLCDLPYTEVQRRLNKYVQDVTNSRLVFLISVQVETEEMVVHVIGDEILDRELRFLIPNSVLYEAVINKTSLALNVAQLDGELLRHISRITDATSQSFLTIPIQHPFKHYTALLVCLVDYVDGDEARHACTELVQECFRFCLGYLLSSLRCYEEIRVKQQCQKLLAVSRKLFTYLGDFSDLLREIMAEVRNLTNAERCSLFLLDPDQQDLVAKVFDGISTGEAISEMRIPIGQGIAGHVATTGKLLNIRDAYNHPLFYRGIDEATGFRTRNILCFPIRDEKGIVDVKSYVLGVAQLCNKINGLYFDAFDEQIATAFSIYCGISIMHSIVYKKMQDAQARNKLSNEIMMYHMKVEESAVQALLNCGDDHNIKDFNKFHFSPRNVPYKHIPCYTIKMFTDLNFLNQIKMPTLTRFILYVKKGYRDAPYHNWTHAFSVAHFAYLLIKNLQLIEENYMTPLQALVFLVSCLCHDIDHRGTNNSFQTECGTVLASLYSSEGSVMERHHLAQTMCILNTEGCNIFESLDSNEYSEALDLLRSNILATDLASHFRSIRNQEEMIRGGYNKNDSKQQKLLFEMLMTCCDLSDQTKDWKISKKTAEQIFDEFFSQGDLEKSMGNAPVEMMDRERASIPDLQIQFITNLVIPVFTNLSLLFPSALPLVRTLQHNCSLWEVAKTVFQKYSTNGTKGIDILLDPNFEVEVLKIFAQRGQCSAENPSEATGSGQ, from the exons ATGGGCACGAACCCGACGAGGATCCTCGCGCTGATCGAGCAGCTGTGCGACCTGCCGTACACGGAGGTGCAGCGGCGGCTCAACAAATAT GTGCAGGACGTGACGAACTCGAGGCTAGTCTTTCTCATATCGGTACAGGTAGAAACTGAGGAAATGGTTGTCCATGTGATAGGCGACGAAATTCTGGATAGAGAATTGAGATTTCTC ATACCAAACAGTGTTTTGTACGAGGCTGTGATAAACAAAACGTCATTAGCTCTGAACGTTGCGCAACTCGATGGAGAATTATTGAGACACATTAGTAGGATAACCGACGCGACGTCGCAATCCTTCTTAACAATCCCGATACAGCATCCTTTCAAGCATTATACGGCTTTGCTCGTGTGCCTGGTAGATTACGTGGATGGGGATGAAGCTCGACACGCTTGTACAGAGCTAGTTCAAGAATGCTTTAG GTTTTGTCTTGGATACTTGCTCAGTTCGTTGCGTTGTTACGAGGAAATTCGCGTGAAACAACAGTGTCAAAAATTACTAGCCGTTTCTAGGAAGCTCTTCACGTATTTGG GAGACTTTTCTGATCTCCTGCGCGAGATTATGGCGGAGGTCAGAAATTTGACGAACGCAGAGAGATGCTCTTTATTCCTTTTGGATCCTGATCAACAAGATTTGGTCGCCAAAGTGTTCGATGGCATTTCCACGGGAGAA GCTATAAGCGAGATGAGAATACCTATTGGACAGGGTATAGCCGGTCATGTTGCGACCACCGGTAAATTACTCAATATTCGAGACGCTTACAATCATCCCCTTTTTTATCGCGGGATAGACGAGGCGACGGGATTTAGGActagaaatattttgtgctttCCAATACGGGACGAGAAAGGGATTGTTG ATGTAAAGAGTTATGTTTTAGGAGTGGCTCAAttgtgcaataaaataaacggtTTGTATTTCGATGCCTTTGACGAACAAATCGCGACAGCGTTCAGTATCTATTGCGGTATATCGATAATGCATAGTATCGTTTATAAAAAGATGCAGGATGCTCAAGCTCGAAATAAGCTCAGTAACGAGATAATGATGTATCACATGAAG GTGGAGGAATCTGCTGTGCAAGCGTTGTTGAATTGCGGGGACGACCacaatattaaagatttcaaCAAATTTCACTTCAGTCCGAGGAACGTACCTTACAAACATATACCTTGCTAcactattaaaatgtttacagACTTGAATTTCTTAAACCAAATTAAAATGCCGACCCTTACAAG atttatacTGTATGTCAAGAAAGGCTACAGAGACGCACCTTATCACAATTGGACACATGCATTCTCCGTGGCGCACTTTGCATATCTGTTGATAAAGAATCTGCAACTTATTGAGGAAAATTACATGACCCCCTTACAGGCCCTGGTGTTTCTTGTGTCGTGTTTATGTCACGATATAGACCATAGAGGAACTAATAATTCATTTCAAACCGAGTGCGGCACCGTATTAGCGAGTCTTTACAGTTCAGAGGGATCTGTTATGGAG AGACATCATCTTGCACAAACAATGTGCATTTTAAACACCGAAGGCTGCAATATATTTGAGAGTTTGGACAGCAACGAGTACAGCGAAGCTTTGGATTTGCTGAGGAGCAATATACTCGCGACTGATCTAGCCTCTCACTTTCGTAGCATAAGGAATCAAGAAGAAATGATTCGCGGTggatataacaaaaatgatTCGAAACAGCAGAAGCTGTTATTCGAGATGCTTATGACTTGCTGCGATCTTAGCGATCAGACCAAAGATTGGAAAATCTCGAAGAAAACGGCG GAGCAAATATTTGACGAATTCTTCTCGCAAGGAGATCTCGAGAAAAGCATGGGCAACGCGCCGGTCGAAATGATGGACAGGGAACGTGCGTCGATTCCTGATCTCCAAATACAATTCATTACTAATTTAGTTATTCCCGTCTTTAC tAACTTGTCGTTATTGTTCCCATCGGCGCTGCCCCTGGTCCGTACGCTGCAACACAATTGCTCATTATGGGAAGTAGCTAAGACCGTATTTCAAAAGTATTCGACGAATGGAACAAAGGGAATAGATATTTTGCTTGATCCGAACTTTGAAGTCGAGGTGCTTAAGATATTTGCTCAAAGAGGTCAATGTTCTGCGGAAAATCCTAGTGAGGCTACAGGAAGCGGACAGTAA